Genomic window (Chloroflexota bacterium):
ACGGACAGGGACAAAGTCTTCTCGGCCTGCATCGGAAGATATGTCGCGCGTGAGCGTTGCCTCGCACGACGCCGAATTCGGCGCACTATCAATGCCGCTCATTTGATAGATTGCCGGACGAACTATCAGGTGGAAGACGATCATCGCGGAGACAGGATTGCCCGGCAGGCCGAACACGGGCTTGCCGTCCGCCAAGCCAATGACGGTCGGCTTGCCCGGCTTGATGGAAATGCCATGCACGATGACGCCCGGCTCGCCGAGGCTGTTTATCACATCCGCGGTCAGGTCGCGGCTGCTTACCGAGCTGCCGGCGGAGAACACGAGCGCATCGCAAGCCGCAAGCCCTTCAATCGCCGCGTTACGCTGCGCATCGAAATCGTCCGGTGCGAGCGCGATAGGAATCGGTTTGCCTCCTACCTGCTCCACCAGCGCGGCGATGGTGTATGTGTTGATGTCGCGAATCTGTCCAGCGCCGACTTGCGCGCCGGGCGGCACCAACTCGTCGCCGGTGGATATTATGCCGACACGGGGCTTGCGGCACACATCAATGTGTGTGATACCCAGCGCGAGCAGACCGCCAATGTCCTGCGGTCGAATCACACTGCCTTTGGACAAGATGACATCACCCTTGCGCACATCCTCGCCGACCTGCACAACATTCTCGCCGGGCGCAACGGCGCGCAGCACTTCAATCGCGGTCTCGTCCAGAGCTTGCGTGCGTTCGACCATAACTACGGCGTCCGCGCCTTCTGCCAGCATGCCGCCGGTATAAGCCTTCGCCACCTGCCCTACTCTGAGCCGGACATTCGCCGATTCGCCCATCGGCACTTCGCCTACCAAGTCAAGGTACGCGGGTAAGCCTTCGCTCGCGCCGAATGTGTCCCGCGAGCGCACG
Coding sequences:
- a CDS encoding molybdopterin molybdotransferase MoeA, with the translated sequence MPEFFNVLAPDAAFDALKPMLKSSVGVEVVPVSESLGRVTAADIHSPEDLPAFPRSSMDGYSVRSRDTFGASEGLPAYLDLVGEVPMGESANVRLRVGQVAKAYTGGMLAEGADAVVMVERTQALDETAIEVLRAVAPGENVVQVGEDVRKGDVILSKGSVIRPQDIGGLLALGITHIDVCRKPRVGIISTGDELVPPGAQVGAGQIRDINTYTIAALVEQVGGKPIPIALAPDDFDAQRNAAIEGLAACDALVFSAGSSVSSRDLTADVINSLGEPGVIVHGISIKPGKPTVIGLADGKPVFGLPGNPVSAMIVFHLIVRPAIYQMSGIDSAPNSASCEATLTRDISSDAGREDFVPVRIEHDSGRAQAIPVFGKSNLIYLLVRSDGIVKVPLDRSGLYAGDTVDVRLFLV